From one Lycium barbarum isolate Lr01 chromosome 6, ASM1917538v2, whole genome shotgun sequence genomic stretch:
- the LOC132644982 gene encoding probable aspartic proteinase GIP2, whose protein sequence is MVTFKLPLSMLLLFLLLNIFLCSAEVLFLPVTKDSSTLQYITEVGQRTPLIPIKLTVHLGGRSLWVDCDKGYNSSTYKPAQCNSTQCSFAKSHACGDCIFRSQLQPGCNNNTCYIWGENPLINTYIDRAEIAEDVLAIGSTPGALVTWPRFMFTCLIDPDLMRNLANGVTGIAGFGHESPISIPNQLALDHRFARKFAMCLSSSTTSRGVIFIGSGPYYVYNPKKVDISKDLVYTKLITNNRGFLLSEEYYIQVSSIRIAGKDVPLNKTLLSINKKNGVAGTRISTAIPFTILHTSIYDAVITAFIKALPKNVPLVEPPTKQFGACFSSKNIRSTNIGPDVPAIDFVLHKPSAYWRIYGANSVVQVSKDVMCLAFVGQDQTWEPTIVIGGHQLEENLLLFDLPRKKIGFSSSLKLQRTSCSKYDNTILG, encoded by the exons atggTGACATTCAAACTTCCTTTGTCTATGCTCCTCTTATTTCTTCTACTCAATATTTTTCTATGCTCAGCTGAAGTACTATTCCTTCCAGTCACTAAAGACTCATCAACCCTACAATACATTACAGAAGTAGGTCAAAGAACTCCTTTAATCCCCATAAAACTCACAGTCCATCTTGGTGGTCGAAGTTTATGGGTGGATTGTGATAAAGGTTACAATAGCTCAACCTATAAACCAGCTCAATGTAATTCGACACAATGCTCTTTTGCAAAGTCTCATGCCTGTGGAGACTGCATATTTAGATCTCAACTGCAGCCTGGATGCAACAACAATACTTGTTACATTTGGGGTGAAAATCCCTTGATTAATACTTATATTGACCGTGCAGAAATTGCTGAGGATGTATTGGCTATTGGTTCTACTCCTGGCGCTCTTGTCACTTGGCCGCGGTTTATGTTCACTTGCCTTATTGATCCCGACTTAATGAGAAACCTCGCAAATGGAGTAACAG GAATTGCAGGTTTTGGACACGAAAGTCCAATTTCAATTCCCAATCAACTTGCTTTAGACCATAGATTCGCCAGGAAGTTTGCTATGTGCTTGAGCTCATCTACAACATCTCGTGGAGTTATCTTCATTGGTTCTGGCCCATATTATGTTTACAATCCTAAGAAGGTCGACATCTCCAAGGATCTTGTCTACACCAAACTAATCACAAACAACAGGGGATTTCTGTTATCTGAAGAGTACTATATCCAAGTTTCATCCATCCGAATCGCGGGGAAAGACGTACCATTAAACAAAACATTGCTATCCATTAACAAAAAGAATGGAGTTGCTGGGACGAGAATCAGCACAGCGATACCTTTCACAATTTTGCACACTAGCATATACGATGCTGTTATTACTGCTTTCATCAAGGCACTTCCGAAGAACGTGCCACTTGTAGAGCCTCCTACAAAACAATTCGGAGCTTGCTTTAGTTCCAAAAACATTAGAAGCACAAACATTGGTCCAGATGTTCCTGCGATAGATTTTGTCCTGCACAAACCGAGTGCATATTGGAGGATTTATGGAGCAAATTCAGTGGTACAAGTTAGCAAGGATGTTATGTGTTTAGCGTTTGTGGGACAAGACCAAACTTGGGAACCAACGATTGTGATAGGAGGGCATCAATTGGAAGAGAACTTGTTGCTATTTGACCTTCCAAGAAAGAAAATAGGTTTCAGCTCCTCACTCAAGCTTCAAAGAACATCATGCTCCAAGTATGATAATACAATTCTAGGGTAA